The following is a genomic window from Chlorocebus sabaeus isolate Y175 chromosome 24, mChlSab1.0.hap1, whole genome shotgun sequence.
CATAAATATTAGGCGATGATCCATTACTAGGAAATCAGTTGATTTGCTTATTAGAAGACATATTTGAACTTTGCAGATTGTTGGATAAGGAAGGAAAGCAAATGATAGTTAAGAAAGCTACtgtcagggcatggtggctcgtgcctataatcccagcactttgggaggccaaggcgggtggatcacttgaggtcagaagtttgagaccagccggatcaacatggtgaaaccctgtctctactaaaaatacaaaaattagccaggcgtgatggcgggcacctgtaatcccagctactcgggaggctgaggcaggagaatcacttgaacccgggaggcggaagttgcagtgagccaagattgcaccactgcactccagcctgggtgacagagcgagactccatctcaaaaaagaaaaaaaaaaaaaaaaaaaaaagaaagctacttGGAGAATGTAAAATCACTGTCTGTGTCCTCCATTTGTGAACTCTAAgcttgtttccttctctttttcctcaacAGGTGAAAGGTCCTAGTATTGGGCTTCTTGGATTTTCCAAAGGAGGTGACCTGTGTCTCTCAATGGCTTCTTTCTTGAAGGGCATCACAGCCACTGTTCTTATCAATGCCTGTGTAGCCAACACCATAACTCCTCTACATTACAAGGATATGATTATTCCTAAACTTGTAGATGATCTAGGAAAAGTAAAAATCACGAAGTCAGGATTTCTCACTTTTATGGACACTTGGAGCAATCCACTGGAGGAACGCAATCACCAAAGTCTTATTCCATTGGAAAAGGCCCAGGGCCCCTTCTTGTTTATTGTTGGCATGGATGATCAAAACTGGAAGAGTGAATTCTACGCTCAGATAGCCTCTGAAAGGCTACAAGCTCACGGAAAAGAAAGACCCCAGATAATCTGTTACCCAGAAACAGGTCACTGTATTGACCCACCTTATTTTCCTCCTTCTAGAGCCTCTGTGCATGCTGTTTTGGGTGAGACAGTATTCTATGGAGGTGAGCCAAAGGCTCACTCAAAGGCACAGGTAGATGCCTGGCAGCAAATTCAAACTTTCTTCTGTAAACATCTCAATGGTAAAAAATGTGTCAAGCACAGCAAAATATAACATTGTAGCCACAGACCAGATACCATTAATAAAAATCCTATTCATACAACTCATGTTGGGcgggcttccttccttccttccttccttccttccttccttccttccaagtctcactgtgtcacataggctggagtacagtggcgtcatcttggctcactgtaacctccacctcccaggtccaagctattctctgacctcagcctcccgagtagctgggattacaggcgcacgccacggcacccagctaatttttgtatttttagtagagacaaggtttcgccatgttggccagtctggtcttgaactcctggcttcaggtgatctgcccacctcagcctcccaaagtgctggggttacaggtgtaagccaccacacccagcctgtgttGGGTTTCCCAGAGCCCGTAGCAACCTTTTTTGTGACGAAGCAACCATCTCAGCTTCTTTGTCTGGTTCTCCCTGATTCTCAACCTTTGCAACCTGCCTTCCTTCACCACTGGGTCCACATAGGCTTAACCTTGATCTTATTTGTAGGACCGGTCTTCACCTTAAGCAAGAGAGATGTAAGAAGTGCTTTCCCAATTCCCAGTTGCTGGCCCAGCTTTGGCCTCGTGTCCCCTTTCTGAGGACTGACCTTTGGTATTGCTCTGGAGTCTCATATCCCCTTTGGCCCTAACTGACCATGTCTGAGTCTTGGGAACCTGCCCACACGAGTGCCTTAAGGAATGGACTctgcctcattctctctctctctcttttttttttttttttttgagatggaatctcgcttttgttacccaggctggagtgcaatggtatgagcttggctcactgcaacctccgcctcccaggttcaagcgattctcctgcctcagcctcccaagtagttgggactacaggctcacaccaccatgcccagctaatttttgtattttcagtagagatggggtttcaccatgttggccaggctagtctcgaactcttgatgtcaggtgatccacctacctcagcctcccaaagtgctgggattacgggtctGAACCACAACGCCTGGCTCTACTTCATTCTTGCCCATACACATTGCTGAATGTTTACTCAAGActtctccctgggctgggcatggtggctcatgcctgtagtcccagcactttgggaggccaaggcatgtgggtcacctgaggtcaggatttcaagaccagcctggccaacatgatgaaatgatGAAACCtagtgtctactgaaaatacaaaaaattagccgggcaaggtggcgggcgtctgtaatcccagctacttgggaggctgaggcaggagaatcgcttgaactcaggaggtggaggttgcagtgagccaagatcgcgccactgcactccagcctgggcaacaagagcaaaactctgtctcaaaaaacaaaaaacacttgtcTCTGAACCTCAGTCTGAAGACCAGGAGCATTATACCTGTGGATATACTTCCTTTATGTTTGCCAGGGGATTCCCAGTCACTATGTGGTCATTGCTTGCCTGGAGGAATGCCTTGCTGCCAAGATTTTCAGGACAATACTTTGCAGGCAATGGCCTTCATCTTTGATGTCATGTTATACCTACCAAATCGGACTTCATCCCACAACCATCTAGTCCAATTACCCTCCTCCTGAGAAGGACGGGGACCTGTCTGCCTCAACCCACTGCAATATACTGGGAACTATCTAGAGTCATAACAGACCAGAGCAGAGAGTCTTCTTTGAGCATAAGAAAGTTTTCCTGTGATTTCATGGCACATGCCATGATTTTCTGAGTACGTACAAAATCCTTCACCAATTTGAGTCTATCCAAGCAAGTGCCCATTAGATCTTAACGATGAAAAGAAAAGTTCCTTAGAGGTAACTTAATTTTGATCAGTTGTTAAACTCTGTGTTAAGTATAGTCATTCACCATGTAgtataattttcctttccttttccttcccttttcttttcttttctttcttcagtctcactctgtcatccaggctggagtacagtggcatgatcacggctcactgcagcctcaacctcctgggctcaaacgatcctctcacctcaacttcccgagtggctgggactacaggcaagcaccaccacacctggctaactttttattttttgtagagatgaggtcttattatgttgcccaggctggtctccaactcctgggctcaagcgaactgtccccctaggcctcccaaagtgctgggattacaggcatgagccactgcccctggacTGTGTAGTCTAATTTTCTATGATGTGAATTCTGGGAGCCTGTGCTTTAAACTCACTCCCAAGTGGATCTGCTACTGTAGAGATGCTCTTGGGGTGTGAGATCACAGGAGGAATATAGGAGGAAAGTGGTAGGGAGTATAAGGAAGCAAAGGCCAAAAAGGTAGTCCCAGAAGTCATGCAGAAGGATGATGACTCTACATCTATATGTATTAAAGCACTAGGGCAGGACAGCCCTAGACCTCAATTTCTTCCTTACAGATAAAGCAACCTAGAAATGGCATACACTGACTAAAGATATTTGCTTGCTTTTCCCTGAGAGGTGACTGTATGTGGCCACCTGtctccaagatttttttttttttgagatggagtttcgctgctgttgcccagcctggagtgcagtggtgcaatctcagctcactgcaacctctgcctcccgggttcaagtgattctcctgcctcagcctccctagtagctgggattacaggcatgcaccagcatacctggctaattttgtatttttagtagagacagggtttctccatgttggtcaggctggtctcgaactcctgacctcaggtgatctgcccgccttggcctcccaaagtgctgggattacagccatgagccaccgcgcctggtttgagatttttatttcaaaaagaatcTCAGGTTGTTATCAAGCCATTCAAAATGGAGTAAAGCAATATGAAgtagaagggagaaagagaaaagttatCCATAAAGTTAAACTGGAAATGAGGCTTAACAATAACAGTGCTTATGGAATCCTACGCCCTTGCCTGGATTGACAACTCATTCAGTCATGTATTTTatagtgggttttttgtttgtttgtttgttttttgctttttttgagacagagtttcactcttgttgcccaggctggagtgcagtggtgcaacttcggctcactgcaacctctgcttcccaggttcaagcgatcctcctgcctcagcctccctgtagctgggattacaggcatgcaccaccatgcctggctaattttgtattttttcagtagatactgagtttcaccatgttggtcaggctgatctcgaactcctgacctcaggtgatctgctcgcctcagcctcccaaagtgctgggattacaggcatgagccaccacgcccagccttataGTGGTTTATGCAAAGAAGGAAACCTAATTAGTTATGCAAAATTTACaactttcataaaataaaagccaaacttAGAAATCAGTTTCTTCCAAAGATAGTCGAACTAAGAAACAAGTGATATAAAGGGTGGTGCTATAGTTTAGATGTTGTCCTCTCCAAATCCTATGTTGGAATTTGATCcacaggtgggcatggtggctcatgcctgtaatcccaacactttgagaggcccaggtaggaggattgctcaaggccaggagtttgagaccagcttgagcaaagtagcaagaccctgtttctactaaaaatgtttttaaaattaaccaggcatggtagcgaacacctgtagtcccagctacttgggaggctgaggcaggaggattggttgagccgaGGAATTCTAGCtctgatgatgccactgcattccagcctaggtgacagagcaagatcctatctctaaacaataaagagaaatttgaatcccagtgttggaggtggggcctaatgggtggtgtttgggtcatgagggccaACCCCTCAGGAATGTCTTGGTGCAGTCCTCTCTGTGAGTTCCCACAAGAGTTCCCCTGAGAGCTGATTGTggaaaagagcctggcacttccttcccctctttcctgcttctctctcGCCATGCGATCTGCACACACTAGGGCTCTGTCCCTTCTGTGGTGAGTGGAAGCAGTCTGAGgcccttaccagaagcagatgcgGGCACTgcgcttcttgtacagcctgcagaaccgtgagccaaataaacctctttgtgACCagggccagtggctcatgcctgtaatcccaacattttgggaggttgaggtgggacgattgcttgggaccaggagtttaggaccagcctagacaacatagtgaaaccccatttctacaaattttttttttttttttgatactgcatcttgctctgttgcccaggctggagtgcagtggtgcaatcttggctcactgcaacctctgcctcccagattcaagcgattctcctgcctcagcctcccgaggagctgggattacaggcgcccgtcaccacgcctgggtaatttttgtatttttagtagagacagggtttcaccatgttgcccaggctggtctcaaactcctgacctcaggtgatccacctgcctcggcctcccaaattgctgggattacaggcgtgaaccaacgTGCCCTGCcccctcaaatttttttttaataaaaattagccaggtgcagtggtacccacttgtagtcccatctactcaggatgctgaggtgggagaacaacTTTAGTGTAGGAggacaaggctacagtgaaccatgatcacaccactgcactgcatccagcctgggtgacaagagcaagactgctCCCCGCCACCCCAACAAAAAACCTCTTTTTAAACTAACtcttctttatagcaacacaaatgcaCTAAGACAGGTAATATCTTCGAGGATGCTTCTACAGTAGACGTAAATCCCAGCCGAATCCAGGCTCACACAGTTTAGTAAGGAGTGCAGCCTGGGGCTTCTGTCTATATGCCTTGTCTatgaaatgggcataataatagtAGCTACTTCATGGGGCTGTTGTGATTAAATTAGACAACCCATGTAAGGTACTTAACATACTTCACTTTTCAAATACAGGTAGACTTTGTTTTATTGGGCTTTGCTTTATTACATTTTCCACAAGTTAAAGGTCTGTGACAACCCTGTGTCAAGAAAGTCTGTCAGCACCATTTTCAACAActtgtgctcactttgtgtctctgtgtcacatttggtaattctcacaatacttCGGGCTTTTCAttattgtttacttatttatttatatttgagatggagtcttgctctgttgccaggctggagtgcagtggtgtgatcttggctcactgcaacctccgtctcctggatgcaagcgattctcctacctcagcctcccaagtagctgagacttacaggcgcccgccaccacacccaactaatttttgtatttttagtagagatggggtttcaacatgttggccaggatggtctcaatctcttgaccttgtgatctgcccgccttagcctctcaaagtgctgggattacaggtgtgagccactgcgccaggcctattttatttattttttagatggactcttgtcacccaggcaggagtgcagtggcatgatctcggctcactgcaacctccgtctcctgggttcaaggcagaggctgcctcagcctcccgagtagctgggattacaggttcatgccaccatgctcagctaatttttgtatttttagtagagacagggtttcaccatgttggccagtctggtctcgaactcctgacctcaggtgatctgccagccttggcctcccaaagtgctgggattacaggcatgagcgaccatgTCCAgcctttttcattattattatatctgttacggtgatctttgatgttactcctgtaattgttttggggctcCAAAAACTGCACCCACATAAGATGatgaacttaataaatgttgtgtgtgttctgactgttccacCAACTGGCCTTTCCTATCTGTTTCCCTCTCCTCAggcttccctattccctgagacaaaacaatattggaattaggccaattaataaccctacaatggcctctaagtgttcaactGAAAGGAATAGTCTCAGGTCTCTCaccttaaatcaaaagctagaaatgatgaaGCGTATGgaaagccaagataggctgaaagccAGGCCTCTTCCCCTAagcagttagccaagttgtgagtgcaaaggaaaagttcttgaaggcaATTGAAAGTCCTACTTAAGTGAACACAGTAAAACATCCTTATGGCTGatttggagaaagttttagtggtctggatagaagatcaaagtAGCTACAACATTCCCTTCAGCTAAACAGCAggggtgtccagtcttttggctttcctgggccacattggaagaagaagaattgtctcaGGTCACACATAATATACAACAACGCTaataatagctgatgagctttaaaaaacatTGCACAAAAATCTCATACTGTTTTAAgacagtttacaaatttgtgttggggcACATTcgaagccatcctgggctgcatgcagcccacaGGATGTAGGTTGGGCAAGCTTAAGCTAAAGcccaatccagagcaaggccttaactctctcttcaattctatgaaggctgggAGAAGttaggaagctgcagaagaaaagtttgaagctagcataTGTTGGCTTAtgaaatttaaggaaagaagccatctccataacattaAAGTGcaagttggccaggtgtgatggtgcatgcctgcagtcacagtggctctggaggctgaggaagaaggatcacttgagcccagaggttcaaaaccagcctgggcaacatagtaagaccctgtctttaaaaaaacgttcaaggtgaagcagcaaacgctgatgtagaagctgcagcaagttatccagaagatctagctgagataactgatgaaggtggctacactaaaccaCTAAACAAcaaacagcctttttttttttttgagacagagttttgctattgttgcccaggctggagtgcaatggtgcgatcttggttcacagcaacctctgtctcccagattcaagtgattctcctgcctcagcctcccaagtagctgggattacagacatgcgccaccacacctcattaatttttgtatttttagtagagacagggtttagccatgttggtcaggctggtctcgaactcctgacctcaggtgatccacccacctcggtctcccaaagtgctgggattacaggtgtgagccaccgcgcctggccaaaacagaCTTTCATAGTTAGTGAGAAGTCTATCCCTGGTGCAATTCTCTCACTCAacacaacaatcaacacagaataCTTCTATGACCAAATGTGGGAGGTTtctccccacacaccacacaagcAAACAGTTCTGTAgtagacaccagctgggtgtcctccaattcgATTCTGACACAGTCTACCTGGAAATAACATCAGATCCCATAGGTTGAGGGGTAggtcccacaagaccagtctctTCCCACCAGTCTTAAGTCTAGGTTTTTGGAAAttctgaccaactggcttcaCACTGGGGTTCCAATGACCCCCTCATTGGGTTTGATTTGCTGGAGTGACTCACAGAACTTGGGAAACTTCCACTTACTGGTTTATGATAAAGGATATTACAAGTGATACCTATAAAGAGATGTATGGGGAGAAGGGACACAGAGCTTCCATGTCTCCTCCCCGGACATGTCActctccaggaacctccatgtgttcagctatccagaagaTCTCTGAACCCATTtctgggtttttatggaagcCTCATCATCTAGGCACGATTGATTATATCATTGGCTATTGGTGATCAGCTTAACCGTAACACTTTCCCTCCTCTCCAAGGTTTGGGAGGGTTACAatggggctgaaagtcccaacaattttttttttttttttttgagacagaatcttactctccattgcctaggctggagggcagtgttgtgatctcagctcactgcaacctccgtctcctgggttcaagcgattctcctgcctcagcctcccgagtagctgggattacaagtgggtgccaccaagcctggttaatttttgtatttttagcagagatagagtctcgctatgttagccaggctagtcgcgaactcctgacctcaagtgatctgcccaccttggcttcccaaagtactgggattataggcgtgagccactgtgtctgacctTCAACTCTTTAATCCTGCCTTGGtgtttctggtgaccagcccccatcctgaagctacctaggggcTGCCAGCCATTAATCAACTCATTAGCACAGGAAAGACAATACGTTGGAGATTCTAAAGCTTTAAGGAGTTGTATGTCACAAAACAAGATTacgaccaaatatatatttcgcAATATCACatagtcttttttaaatttaaacaaaattgatagagatgggatcttgctaggttggccaggttggtcttgaactcagcctcaagcaatcctcctacctcagcctcccaaaatactaggattacaggcattggccagtgtgcccagcccatagtcttatttttaaaaatagccacagccgctgggtgtggtggctcacacctgtaatcccagcactttgggaggccaaggcaggcagatcacctgaggtcaggagttcgagaccagcctgaccaacatggagaaaccctgtctctactaaaaacacaaaattagccaggcatggtggcacatgcctgtaatcccacctacttgggaggctggggcaggagaatcacttgaacccaggaggtggaggttcagtgagctgagatcaggccatggCACTCCCgtatgggcaacaagagtgaaactctatctcaaaaaaaaaaaaaaaaaaaaaaattctacagtggtggctcatgcctgtaatcccagcactttgggaagccgaggctggtggatcacctgaggtcaggagtttgagaccagcctggccaacatggtgaaacccccatctctactaaaaatacaaaaatgttacccgggcatggtggtgggcacctgtaatcccagctacttgggaggctgaggcaggagaattccttgtaCCCGGGAAgcggagagtgcagtgagccactgcactccagcagagatcacgccactgcactccagcctgagcaacaagagcaagactgtttccaaaaaaaaaaaaagaaaaaaaaaattgccatagcCACACCAATCTTCTGCAACCACCACACCACCCTAGTGAGTCTGTGGCCTTCAACATGGAGGCAaaactgattcttcctatccatgggcatggaatgttcttccatttgtgtcctcttttatttcattgagcagtggtttgtagttctacttgaagaggtccttcacatggCTTGTAAGtcggattcctaggtattttattctctttgaagcaattgtgaatgggagtccactcatgatttggctttctgtttgtctgttatttgtgtataagaatgcttgtgatttttgcacattgattttgtatcctgagactttgctgaagttgcttatcagcttaaggagattttgggctgagacaatggggttttctaaatacacaatcatgtcatctgcaaacagggacaatttgacttccttttttcctaattgaataccctttatttctttctcctgcctgattgccctggccagaacttccaatactgtgttgaataggagtggtgaataggcatccctgtcttgtgccagttttcaaagggaatgcttccagtttttgcccattcagtatgctgttggctgtgggtttgtcataaatagctcttattattttgaaatacatcccatcaatacctaatttattgagggtttttaacatgaaggactgttgaattttgtcgaaggccttttctgcatctattgagataatcatgtggtttttgtctttggttctgttgatatggtggattacatttattgatttgcgtatgttgaaccagccttgcatcccagggatgaagcccacttggtcatggtggatgcactttttgatgtgctgctggattcggtttgccagtattttattgaggatttttgcatcaatgttcatcagggatattggtctaaaattctcttttcttgttgtgtctctgccaggctttggtatcaggatgatactggtctcataaaatgagttagggaggattccctctttttctacggATTGTAACAGTTTccgaaggaatggtaccagctcctccttgtaccgctggtagaattcggctgtgaatctgtctagtcctggactttttttggttggtaggctattaattgttgcctgaatttcagagcctgttattggtctattcagggattcaacttgttcctggtttagtcttgggagggtgtatgtgtccaggaatttatccatttcttctagattttctagtttatttgtgtagaggtgtttatagtattctctgatggtcgtttgtatttctgtgggataggtggtgatatcccctttatcattttttattatgcaaTATTGAATTGTTTAAAGGGCTATCaataatggagtctcactctccattgcccaggctgaagtgcagtggctcgatcttggctcattgcaacctctgcctcccgggttcaagtgattgtcctgcctcagcctcccgagtagctgggattacaggcacgtactaccacgcctgggtaatttttgtattttcagtacagacagggtttcactgtgttggccaggctggtcttgaactcctgacctcaggtgatccacctgcctcggcctcccaaagtgctgggataggcatgagccactgtacctggccaataaTTTTTTCTTGAAGCTTA
Proteins encoded in this region:
- the ACOT6 gene encoding acyl-coenzyme A thioesterase 6 isoform X2; this translates as MLQHPEVKGPSIGLLGFSKGGDLCLSMASFLKGITATVLINACVANTITPLHYKDMIIPKLVDDLGKVKITKSGFLTFMDTWSNPLEERNHQSLIPLEKAQGPFLFIVGMDDQNWKSEFYAQIASERLQAHGKERPQIICYPETGHCIDPPYFPPSRASVHAVLGETVFYGGEPKAHSKAQVDAWQQIQTFFCKHLNGKKCVKHSKI